The following DNA comes from Deltaproteobacteria bacterium.
GTAATGCTACCGGACCTGCAAGGATACTTTCTCAGAGGGCTGGACCCGCAAGGCAAGGTGGATAAAGAAGGATCATCCCGGATAGTCGGTGATCCAGAGGTTTGCTCAACCGGGAAACCCAAGAATAGAGCTTTCGAAATAAGTCAAAGCGATGCAGAAGAATCTATGCACAGTCATAGACTTTCTGGTCGATTCTTCAAGGACGGAGGAGATAGGGACATCAATTGGCAAGGCGTTGGAGGCAACCGGGGGTATATTAACGGGGAGCAGACAACTGAGAGGGACGGCGCGCACAAACACACTGCCGAGAACTGGGACTCGGAGACGCGCCCAATAAATGTGGCACTTAATTTCATCATTCGGGCAGTTAATTAGCTATGCGGAAAAAGGGGTACAGTGTTGAATTTGCGCGTTTCTTGGTTTCATCATGCAGAATATGTGAACCTCATGCCACGAGAAGCACACATCGATGCGCCGGGGGCGTTGCATCGCATCGCCTGCCGAGGGATCTCGAACGGGGCAGCACCTTCCGTGACGATACCGACAAGACCGGTTTGTTGATCGCCTGGCGGAACGGCGGCTTGAGGCTGCAACGCCTTGTCTTGGCCGGGCCTTGATCCCCCAGTGAGGCGGCGGCGAAGAAACTTGAGCTAAACCGATCGGCGGTGTGAGACGGGCTGTCGGCAGTGGCAGACAGATTGCATCGGATCATGCATTGCCTGTTGAAGACTGGAAGCGCACAAAATCAACCCCCTATTATCCACAATGAAGTGACGTTCCATCACGCTCATACAACAATCTTGGACTATTCTATGTTCAGCGACTGCGTCTGACGGCCTTGTCATGATTCTTGTCGATTAGAAGTGAAAAGGAGGTCATCATGGACGTAAACGAGTTAGTACAGAAGTTGGAAAAGGATTATCTTCTTATCAAGAAAGGAAAGTGGTGGTATTTTCTCGGAGGTGCGTTCACCTTTATGGTGGTTTCCGGCCTGGTTAGCTACGCAGCAGCTATCAACGCACTGGAAAGCAGCACTGCAAAAGCCGTAACCGCGGAGATCGTCAAAATGAAGGACGAGGCAGCCAAAAACATCGAGATAATAAGCGAGATAGCCCTCAACGCAAAGAAATTGGGAGAGCTGCTAACCTCCCTGGAAAATCTTTCAAACGATGTCGCGCAACTAAAGAAGGATGTGGAACAAGGAGATCCGTGGCAAGAATGCGGCAGCGATATCAAAATAGTAACAAAAGAGACCGACAAATACGAATATGGGCTTTTTAGACAAGGCGCCTTTCGAAGAGTAACGGCCAGCGAGTGGAATGGCGGCTGGCGGGTCATGACCGAGCCGTAT
Coding sequences within:
- a CDS encoding tail fiber protein, giving the protein MVKEIYERIKAYLPKDLIGWTIAIVLLLIALCGGVSVYRIAIGGDTLELWPKIRFVATIGDGKSSIPIGTVLPYYGTVSPPGYLLCNGAEVPEQYQELKGHLTNTNPKLRSPDGKVMLPDLQGYFLRGLDPQGKVDKEGSSRIVGDPEVCSTGKPKNRAFEISQSDAEESMHSHRLSGRFFKDGGDRDINWQGVGGNRGYINGEQTTERDGAHKHTAENWDSETRPINVALNFIIRAVN